A single region of the Arthrobacter sp. zg-Y820 genome encodes:
- a CDS encoding SDR family oxidoreductase translates to MKLSNKTAIVTGGAGGIGQGIVRHFLSEGAKVAVVDIDQEQGDKLVADLGNIGEIIFIRKDISLPESAAEIVAETVARFGGLDILVNNAHASKQAPILETTPEIWNLSFGTGTLATLYLMQAAHPELKKTRGSIINFGSGAGIKGLPNQVAYAAAKEAIRAITRTAANEWAADGIRVNVVSPVALTPGIVQWSKAYPEQYQEVVNGVPLGRLGDPETDIAPIVAFLASEESRYLTGQTLMADGGSIKLY, encoded by the coding sequence GTGAAACTCAGCAACAAGACCGCCATTGTCACCGGCGGCGCCGGCGGCATCGGGCAGGGCATCGTGCGCCACTTCCTTTCCGAGGGCGCCAAGGTGGCTGTCGTTGACATCGACCAGGAGCAGGGCGACAAGCTTGTTGCCGACCTCGGCAACATCGGTGAAATCATCTTTATCCGCAAGGACATTTCCCTTCCCGAGAGTGCTGCCGAGATCGTTGCCGAAACGGTTGCCCGCTTTGGCGGCCTGGACATCCTGGTCAACAACGCCCATGCCTCCAAGCAGGCGCCGATCCTGGAAACCACTCCGGAGATCTGGAACCTGTCCTTCGGCACCGGAACCCTGGCCACCCTGTACCTGATGCAGGCAGCCCATCCGGAACTGAAGAAGACCCGGGGCAGCATCATCAACTTCGGTTCCGGTGCCGGGATCAAGGGCCTGCCCAACCAGGTGGCCTACGCTGCAGCGAAGGAAGCCATTCGGGCCATCACCCGCACGGCGGCGAACGAGTGGGCAGCCGACGGCATCCGCGTCAACGTTGTCAGCCCTGTTGCGCTGACTCCGGGCATCGTCCAGTGGAGCAAGGCCTACCCGGAGCAGTACCAGGAAGTAGTGAACGGCGTTCCGCTGGGCCGCCTTGGCGATCCCGAGACGGACATCGCACCGATCGTTGCCTTCCTGGCCAGCGAAGAGTCCCGATACCTGACCGGCCAGACGCTGATGGCCGACGGCGGAAGCATCAAGCTCTACTAG
- a CDS encoding crosslink repair DNA glycosylase YcaQ family protein, protein MASEPVGAAETVRRLLAVQAQNLGGALWSVGQRAPGSTRGDVEAALAAGVVVLTLTPPPADVTVFPRVHLLPGFDEFHIGYADRGPILASEHQAFVGPGKNGLFRSPVVVDGVVAGIWSASERKGNIDVDVSLFPDRVGPILPGVKMLSGTEMRRAVETAATLYGRFLSVEAHAAVSRS, encoded by the coding sequence GTGGCATCCGAACCCGTCGGAGCGGCCGAGACTGTTCGCCGCCTTTTGGCCGTGCAGGCCCAAAACCTTGGCGGCGCCTTGTGGAGCGTCGGCCAACGGGCGCCGGGAAGCACTCGCGGCGACGTCGAGGCGGCACTGGCTGCCGGCGTCGTCGTGCTCACACTTACGCCCCCTCCCGCCGATGTGACGGTCTTTCCGCGTGTCCATCTCCTGCCGGGTTTCGATGAGTTCCACATTGGTTATGCCGACCGCGGGCCGATTCTGGCGTCCGAGCACCAAGCATTTGTGGGCCCGGGAAAGAACGGGCTGTTCCGGTCGCCCGTCGTTGTCGACGGTGTTGTGGCTGGTATCTGGTCGGCCTCGGAGCGAAAGGGAAATATCGACGTGGACGTGTCATTGTTTCCAGACCGAGTGGGCCCGATATTGCCTGGGGTAAAAATGCTGAGTGGTACGGAGATGAGGCGTGCGGTCGAGACGGCGGCCACGTTGTACGGACGCTTCCTCTCTGTGGAAGCCCATGCCGCCGTGTCACGGTCGTAA
- a CDS encoding response regulator — protein sequence MKILVADDDVQILRALRITLAAYGYEVATAADGAAAVRKAVEEHPDLIVLDLGMPRLSGMEVIEAVRGWSRAPILVISGRTDSADKVRALDLGADDYVTKPFSTEELMARIRALTRRTPAAPEQSEVVFGDVRVDLAAKSVVRISDGSAIRLTPTEWRLLEALVQYPGRLISQPSLLTEVWGPGTTDTGYLRLYMGQLRRKLEADPAVPVHFVTEHGMGYRFVPARA from the coding sequence GTGAAAATCCTGGTCGCCGACGACGACGTGCAGATCCTCCGGGCCCTGCGCATCACCCTCGCCGCCTACGGCTACGAGGTGGCAACGGCTGCCGACGGTGCCGCGGCGGTGCGCAAGGCCGTGGAAGAGCATCCGGACCTGATCGTCCTGGATTTGGGCATGCCCAGGCTCAGCGGCATGGAGGTCATCGAGGCGGTGCGCGGCTGGAGCCGGGCACCGATCCTGGTCATCTCCGGCCGCACCGACTCTGCCGATAAGGTCCGTGCCCTGGACCTGGGAGCCGACGACTACGTGACCAAACCTTTCTCCACTGAGGAACTGATGGCACGCATCCGTGCCCTGACCCGCCGCACTCCGGCGGCTCCGGAGCAGTCCGAAGTGGTCTTCGGCGACGTCCGGGTGGATTTGGCGGCGAAGTCAGTGGTGCGGATTTCCGACGGTTCCGCCATCCGGCTAACCCCCACCGAGTGGCGGCTGCTGGAAGCACTGGTGCAGTACCCGGGCCGGCTCATCAGCCAGCCTTCCCTGCTCACCGAGGTATGGGGTCCGGGCACCACTGACACCGGCTATCTCCGCCTCTACATGGGACAGCTGCGCCGCAAGCTGGAAGCCGACCCCGCCGTTCCGGTGCACTTCGTCACCGAGCACGGCATGGGGTACCGCTTTGTTCCGGCCCGGGCTTAG
- a CDS encoding helix-turn-helix transcriptional regulator translates to MPPVDLDSSVHCRLDELLAERKLTLTELSKRVDVSIVNLSVLKNDRAKAIRFSTLTAICRALDCSIGDLLVLRPQT, encoded by the coding sequence GTGCCGCCTGTTGACTTGGACTCATCAGTGCACTGCAGGCTCGATGAACTGCTGGCTGAGCGGAAGCTGACGCTGACTGAACTCAGCAAGCGAGTGGATGTCAGCATCGTGAATCTCTCAGTCCTTAAGAACGACCGGGCCAAGGCGATCCGCTTCTCCACCCTGACAGCAATCTGCCGAGCCCTGGACTGCTCCATCGGAGATCTGCTGGTCCTGAGACCCCAAACGTAA
- a CDS encoding alkaline phosphatase, which translates to MKQAIAGKHTLRAVTTAAATAVVLGTAPFIGLHGTGEGQGGGDDGGSPAARNVILMVGDGMGPGQREAIRLALVGLTGELEMDSLPSAGRVHTNSADPESFVTDSAAAATAMATGVKTYNRAIGVDLEQQPVTTALEVAEELGKSTGLVTTSTVTDATPAAFGSHVADRDEQSAIARQFLESSRPEVILGGGEDHWYPAGNPGRHPDNPPEDPSEQSAGTEGNLVEEAQSLGYEYVWDREGLQAADSPMLLGLFSNEEMFQYGDDVEPLYQPTVPLTEMTSKALEILGSGGAGDGGNGNDADNGDRAQGDNGSRGNDGFFLMVEEEGIDSFSHVNNAELTIESGIEFDRSVALAKDFAEQDGDTLLIVVGDHQTGGMTIEAVDVPEPGEEPDESGDGPSAEDGPLPVANSNQQFMVDWTTGGHTALDVPLTAMGPGSELLNGVYENTRIFDVMVQVMRAGADGDGEGGGGGNPPDWNKPKTRFDLQSHRGGRGEYTEESLTAFARSLELGVSTLELDTHLTEDGKVIVWHDDLIMPEKCRDTAPARPADPEFPYVGDRVALLDLAQIKTLDCGFQQLPGYPDQEVVEGNRIAELRDLYALADAYDARKIRFNVETKVEDGLEGGPEMEALARAVVAEVEASGRERRTTIQSFDWAALNVVADIAPDLKLVALAHNAVALQVGQPGAAPQLGGMDIDDYNGSPALAAAAAGYDVLSPIATSVTAQLIQEAHEAGLPVIPWTVNTTDAMNALMDLGVDGLITDYPTLLRSVMEERGLKLPRAYSRS; encoded by the coding sequence GTGAAACAGGCAATCGCGGGAAAACACACGCTGCGGGCAGTGACGACGGCGGCGGCAACCGCCGTCGTTTTGGGAACTGCACCATTCATCGGGCTGCATGGGACGGGAGAAGGTCAGGGAGGAGGCGACGACGGCGGGTCCCCCGCAGCACGGAACGTGATCCTGATGGTCGGGGACGGCATGGGACCGGGTCAGCGCGAAGCCATCCGACTGGCCTTGGTGGGACTAACCGGAGAGTTGGAGATGGATTCCCTGCCCTCCGCCGGCAGGGTGCACACCAACTCCGCGGATCCGGAAAGCTTCGTTACGGACTCAGCGGCGGCCGCCACGGCCATGGCCACCGGAGTCAAGACGTACAACCGCGCCATTGGCGTTGACCTCGAGCAGCAGCCGGTCACGACGGCTCTGGAAGTGGCCGAGGAGCTGGGCAAATCGACGGGACTGGTGACCACCAGCACCGTCACCGATGCCACGCCGGCGGCCTTCGGATCCCATGTTGCGGACCGGGACGAACAGAGTGCCATTGCGCGTCAGTTCCTGGAGAGCAGCCGGCCCGAGGTCATCCTGGGTGGCGGCGAGGATCACTGGTATCCGGCCGGAAACCCGGGGCGCCATCCGGACAATCCGCCGGAAGATCCGTCCGAGCAGAGTGCCGGAACCGAGGGGAATCTCGTCGAGGAGGCCCAGTCCCTCGGGTACGAATATGTTTGGGATCGCGAGGGCCTGCAGGCAGCCGACTCGCCCATGCTGCTGGGCCTCTTCTCCAACGAAGAGATGTTCCAGTACGGCGACGACGTCGAACCCCTGTACCAGCCCACAGTTCCCCTGACGGAGATGACGTCCAAGGCACTCGAAATCCTTGGCTCCGGGGGCGCGGGCGATGGCGGCAACGGCAACGACGCCGATAACGGTGACCGAGCCCAAGGAGACAACGGGAGCCGCGGCAATGACGGATTCTTCCTCATGGTCGAGGAGGAAGGCATCGATTCCTTCAGCCACGTGAACAACGCCGAGCTCACGATTGAATCGGGCATCGAGTTCGACCGGTCAGTGGCCCTCGCCAAGGATTTTGCGGAACAGGACGGCGACACCCTGCTCATTGTCGTGGGTGATCACCAGACCGGCGGCATGACCATTGAAGCCGTCGATGTTCCCGAGCCCGGAGAGGAACCGGACGAGTCCGGAGACGGCCCCTCCGCCGAGGACGGCCCGCTGCCGGTGGCGAACTCGAACCAGCAGTTCATGGTGGACTGGACCACCGGCGGACATACAGCGCTGGACGTTCCCCTCACGGCCATGGGGCCGGGATCAGAACTGCTGAACGGAGTCTACGAAAACACTCGTATCTTCGACGTCATGGTCCAGGTGATGCGTGCGGGCGCGGACGGCGACGGCGAGGGCGGCGGCGGCGGTAATCCTCCGGACTGGAATAAGCCCAAGACCCGCTTCGACCTGCAGTCACACCGCGGCGGACGCGGCGAATACACGGAGGAATCCCTGACAGCCTTTGCCCGATCACTGGAGCTTGGGGTCAGCACCTTGGAACTGGACACGCATTTGACCGAAGACGGCAAGGTGATCGTGTGGCATGACGACTTGATCATGCCGGAGAAGTGCCGGGACACCGCCCCTGCCCGGCCTGCGGACCCCGAGTTCCCCTATGTGGGTGACCGTGTGGCACTTCTGGACCTGGCGCAGATCAAGACCCTCGACTGCGGCTTCCAGCAGCTGCCGGGCTATCCCGACCAGGAGGTGGTGGAGGGTAACCGAATTGCAGAACTCCGGGACTTGTATGCGCTCGCCGATGCCTACGATGCCCGAAAGATCCGCTTCAACGTCGAAACCAAGGTTGAAGATGGTCTGGAGGGCGGTCCGGAAATGGAAGCCCTGGCGCGTGCCGTCGTCGCGGAGGTTGAAGCCTCGGGCCGGGAACGCCGCACCACCATCCAATCCTTTGACTGGGCCGCCCTGAACGTGGTGGCCGACATCGCGCCGGACCTGAAGCTGGTGGCGTTGGCCCACAACGCCGTTGCCCTGCAGGTGGGCCAGCCCGGCGCCGCGCCCCAGCTGGGCGGCATGGACATCGACGATTACAACGGATCGCCCGCCCTGGCCGCCGCAGCGGCCGGGTATGACGTCCTCTCCCCCATCGCCACTTCTGTCACCGCGCAGCTGATCCAAGAGGCGCACGAGGCCGGTCTTCCGGTCATTCCCTGGACCGTCAACACAACGGATGCCATGAACGCCCTGATGGATCTGGGGGTGGATGGACTCATCACCGACTACCCGACACTGCTGCGCTCGGTCATGGAGGAACGCGGCCTGAAGCTGCCGCGGGCTTACAGCCGCTCCTGA
- a CDS encoding DUF72 domain-containing protein, which translates to MALHIGTSGWSYNDWRHVLYPPGLPNRLWLETYAAEFDTVEFNGSFYRWPREPAFAAYRERLPASYQFSVKAPRGLTHGRKLRDPEEWIGRISRCWRELGDKAGVLIVQLPPDMERDDERLAYFLTTLPREIRVAVEFRHPSWETEDVYDLLSRHDAAYTVMSGAHLPCNLRATASFVYLRMHGPDPEHLYAGSYSDEDLHWWGDRIREWEALGKDVYVYFNNDGEGHAVRNARTLRTLLKERI; encoded by the coding sequence ATGGCATTGCACATCGGCACCTCGGGCTGGAGCTACAACGACTGGCGACACGTGCTGTATCCGCCCGGGCTGCCCAACCGGCTGTGGCTGGAAACTTACGCCGCGGAATTCGACACGGTCGAGTTCAACGGAAGTTTCTACCGTTGGCCGCGCGAGCCGGCCTTTGCCGCCTACCGTGAGCGGCTGCCGGCCAGCTATCAGTTTTCGGTCAAGGCGCCGCGGGGACTGACCCACGGCCGCAAGCTTCGCGACCCCGAGGAATGGATCGGACGCATCAGCCGCTGCTGGAGGGAACTCGGCGATAAAGCCGGTGTCCTGATCGTGCAGCTGCCGCCGGATATGGAGCGCGACGACGAGCGGCTGGCGTATTTCCTGACTACACTCCCCCGGGAGATCAGGGTGGCTGTGGAGTTCCGGCATCCCAGTTGGGAAACCGAAGACGTCTACGATCTCCTGTCACGGCACGACGCCGCGTATACCGTCATGAGCGGAGCTCACCTTCCGTGCAACCTGCGCGCCACGGCGTCGTTCGTGTATCTGCGCATGCATGGCCCCGACCCGGAGCACCTCTACGCCGGTTCCTACAGCGACGAGGACCTGCACTGGTGGGGTGACCGGATCCGCGAGTGGGAAGCCCTGGGCAAGGACGTCTATGTGTATTTCAACAACGACGGCGAAGGCCACGCGGTCCGCAACGCCCGGACCCTGCGCACGCTGCTGAAGGAAAGAATCTAG
- a CDS encoding TetR/AcrR family transcriptional regulator: protein MNPLPDAHRGPLSAAAIAACGLDLADREGLEAVSMRNVAEILGVSAMALYRHVENRESLLLAMAAEAAREFVLLPPEPASWQEMLRHMAVAQWEGFHRHPWLLQIVLGPSRLLDMAPTAELEVLLQALKAAGLSEDECFDCVVGVSAIVIGTAVLALAANPGPGRYRPTRPNAVVPLNADDGASPDSVTARFRGRGITYDASRRSLDFAVSGFLHGVETQLSTTVRMRQEKQSGLEKEQK, encoded by the coding sequence ATGAACCCCCTTCCGGACGCCCACCGCGGTCCCCTCTCTGCCGCCGCCATCGCGGCCTGTGGGCTTGATCTGGCAGACCGGGAAGGCCTGGAGGCAGTGTCCATGCGGAACGTCGCTGAGATTCTCGGCGTCTCCGCCATGGCTTTGTACCGCCACGTCGAGAACCGGGAATCCCTGCTGCTGGCCATGGCCGCCGAGGCGGCCCGGGAGTTTGTCCTGCTGCCTCCGGAACCGGCTTCCTGGCAGGAGATGCTGCGGCACATGGCCGTGGCGCAGTGGGAGGGTTTCCACCGGCATCCGTGGCTGCTGCAGATAGTCCTGGGTCCCAGCCGGCTCCTGGACATGGCGCCGACCGCCGAGCTCGAGGTGCTGCTGCAGGCACTCAAAGCGGCCGGCCTGTCGGAGGACGAGTGTTTTGACTGCGTCGTAGGCGTCTCGGCCATCGTGATCGGCACTGCCGTCCTCGCGCTGGCTGCGAACCCCGGGCCGGGGCGGTACCGCCCCACCCGGCCCAACGCCGTCGTGCCCCTTAACGCCGACGACGGCGCCAGTCCCGATTCCGTCACTGCCCGGTTCCGCGGCCGCGGCATTACCTATGATGCCTCCAGGAGGTCGCTGGACTTTGCTGTGAGCGGCTTCCTGCACGGCGTGGAGACCCAACTTTCAACAACCGTCCGGATGCGGCAAGAAAAGCAATCCGGCTTAGAGAAGGAACAAAAGTGA
- a CDS encoding HNH endonuclease signature motif containing protein, with product MTEEQTGTVLARLNHLSRWVQAQQARVLSRLQTVYEDETLSVTGLRDAEMAFSLAAEEAATILGVPTGTGKALMSQAGDLCTRNTATLKALEAGQISYGHAEILVEQCVGVVPAELPGFEAELLGMAAGQTKTQFRAKAHRLREKYYPETIVQRQLTAFEQRTVWVRPEPDGMSWLSALLPAEKAQAIFTQLSVAARGERAAGDTRTVDQLRTDILTDLLGGHDHECGDDCGHGGGGRGKGSKGSRGGRNAGGAGAGAKRGKGRSKGSGSGNKASSQGEGSGSAAGSDSDTGSRSGKGSGSCRIGHGPRARTEILVLINAETLFGADDQPAELNGYGPISPVTARRMAREAMKWTPVERDPDTEEILRVGKRRKVPDGLKRVLRVRDGTCRFPGCRTNAVISEIDHTKPWAQGGLTDHDNLEHLCRRHHMFKTEGFWKARQPRPGVIEWTSPGGRCYRTEPQLSLSRETCSDNGGYLQPGITANNDTVQGNTAGPDPSSARNTVNPDDYGDDPPPF from the coding sequence TTGACCGAGGAGCAAACCGGGACGGTGTTGGCCCGGCTCAATCATTTGTCGCGGTGGGTGCAGGCGCAGCAGGCTCGGGTCCTGTCCCGGCTGCAGACCGTCTACGAGGACGAGACGCTATCCGTTACCGGGTTGCGGGACGCGGAGATGGCGTTCAGTCTCGCTGCGGAGGAAGCCGCAACCATTCTGGGAGTTCCCACCGGTACCGGAAAGGCGTTGATGAGTCAGGCCGGTGATCTCTGCACCAGGAACACGGCCACGCTGAAGGCGTTGGAGGCCGGACAGATCAGTTACGGGCACGCGGAGATCCTGGTGGAGCAGTGTGTGGGAGTGGTGCCGGCGGAGCTGCCCGGGTTTGAGGCGGAGCTGCTGGGGATGGCTGCGGGCCAGACCAAAACCCAGTTCCGGGCGAAGGCTCACCGGCTGCGGGAGAAGTACTATCCGGAAACCATCGTGCAGCGGCAGTTGACGGCGTTTGAGCAGCGGACGGTGTGGGTGCGTCCGGAGCCGGACGGGATGTCCTGGCTCTCGGCGTTACTGCCGGCCGAGAAAGCCCAAGCCATTTTTACTCAGCTCAGTGTTGCGGCCCGGGGTGAGCGGGCCGCCGGAGACACGCGCACGGTGGATCAGTTGCGCACGGATATCCTCACGGACTTGCTCGGGGGCCACGACCATGAATGCGGGGACGACTGCGGCCACGGTGGTGGCGGCCGTGGCAAAGGCAGCAAAGGTAGCCGTGGTGGACGCAACGCAGGTGGCGCAGGCGCGGGAGCAAAGAGGGGCAAGGGCCGTAGCAAGGGTTCCGGCTCCGGCAACAAGGCCAGCAGCCAAGGTGAGGGTTCCGGTTCTGCTGCCGGCTCCGACTCCGATACCGGTTCCCGCTCCGGGAAGGGGTCCGGGTCCTGCCGGATTGGCCATGGTCCCCGGGCTCGGACGGAGATTCTGGTGCTGATCAACGCCGAAACCCTCTTCGGTGCCGATGATCAGCCGGCCGAGCTGAACGGGTACGGGCCGATCAGTCCCGTAACGGCTCGGCGGATGGCACGCGAGGCCATGAAATGGACGCCGGTGGAACGCGATCCGGACACCGAGGAGATCCTGCGGGTGGGGAAACGGCGGAAGGTTCCCGACGGATTGAAGCGGGTTCTGCGGGTGCGGGACGGGACGTGCCGGTTCCCGGGGTGCCGGACCAATGCGGTGATTTCCGAGATTGACCACACCAAGCCCTGGGCTCAGGGCGGGCTCACGGATCATGACAATTTGGAGCATTTGTGCCGGCGGCATCACATGTTCAAAACCGAAGGGTTCTGGAAGGCCAGGCAGCCTCGTCCCGGGGTGATTGAGTGGACCTCGCCGGGCGGCAGGTGTTACCGGACGGAACCGCAGCTGAGCCTGTCCCGGGAAACCTGTAGCGATAACGGTGGTTATCTGCAGCCAGGGATCACAGCGAACAACGACACCGTTCAAGGAAATACGGCGGGACCAGATCCGTCGTCTGCCCGTAACACGGTGAACCCGGACGACTACGGCGACGACCCGCCACCCTTCTGA
- a CDS encoding L-threonylcarbamoyladenylate synthase: MARYFDIHPENPQQRTIGQVVAILRSGGLIAYPTDSCYALGAQLSNKDALDRIRAIRQLDDKHHFTLMCKDFAQLGQFVQMDNNIFRSIKAVTPGSYTFILPAVKDVPRWLSQPKKKTVGVRIPDNKLVQALLEELGEPMISSTLLLPGEEDPLTQGWEIKEQLDHQVDAVLDSGFCGPDLTTVIDFSSGEPEIVRRGTGDPSRFE, from the coding sequence ATGGCACGATACTTTGACATCCACCCCGAGAATCCGCAGCAACGCACCATCGGACAGGTAGTTGCGATTCTGCGCTCCGGCGGATTGATCGCCTATCCCACAGATTCCTGTTATGCCCTCGGAGCCCAGCTGAGTAACAAGGACGCATTGGACCGGATCCGGGCCATCCGGCAGCTGGACGACAAACACCACTTCACGCTGATGTGCAAGGATTTCGCCCAGCTCGGCCAGTTCGTGCAGATGGACAACAACATCTTCCGCAGCATCAAGGCCGTCACTCCGGGCAGCTACACCTTCATCCTGCCGGCGGTGAAGGACGTGCCGCGCTGGCTCTCACAGCCCAAGAAGAAGACGGTGGGCGTCCGCATCCCGGACAACAAACTGGTCCAGGCGCTGCTGGAAGAATTGGGTGAACCGATGATCTCCAGCACCCTGCTGCTGCCCGGCGAAGAAGATCCCCTGACTCAGGGATGGGAAATCAAGGAACAGCTAGACCACCAGGTCGACGCAGTTCTCGATTCCGGGTTCTGCGGTCCGGATCTGACCACCGTCATCGACTTCTCCAGCGGTGAGCCGGAAATTGTCCGCCGTGGCACCGGTGATCCCTCGCGCTTCGAGTAA
- a CDS encoding DUF4118 domain-containing protein has protein sequence MTRGQLRVFLGAAPGVGKTYTMLEEGKRLAGEGRDVAVAVVETHGRAATAAMAEGLETVPTIAVDHRGLLLSELNLDAVLARRPDYALVDELAHTNAPGLAHAKRWQDVQALLAAGINVLSTVNIQHIESLNDVIEQITGTVQRETVPDSVLRAADQVELVDIAPQLLRGRLSQGIIYPSGRVDAALSNYFRLGNLTALRELALLWLADEVDSALNRYRAENGISNKWEARERVVVALTGGPEGQTLLRRGARIAARSAGGELLAVHVTSPDGLRETHPGELEAQRALVEKLGGTFHQVVGGEVPHALVEFARGVNATQLVIGVSRRPRIWALLTGPGIGATVVRESGDIDVHIVNHPAAGGRPVLPRLGGALTMRRRLYGGALALAGGPLLTWFLVTMSTPASITGDVLSYQLLVILVALTGGIWPALFAALLSGITLDYFFIQPLYTVTVATPEHVLALILYIVNAVLVSFVVDRAARRSRTADRAAAESDLLASVAGNVLRGEDALAALVGRTREAFNLTTVRLLADDAVLAAAGTVPGTAAPTRLPVGDRAVLELYGRDLEASDRRLLAVITAQLEAALDFGDLTQTAEGLGSLAAADKVRTALLAAVGHDLRRPLTAATAAVTGLRAPDVQWSEQDRAELLATAEESLATLSGLVTSLLDVSRLQAGVLGVSLAPLETAEVVLPALEELNLGPAEVELEIPPDLPPVLADSVLLQRVLVNLLANAVRFSPSGSKVVLAASAFAGRVEVRVIDCGPGISSDRLEDVFVPFQRLGDTDNLTGLGLGLALAKGFMEGMMGTLETEDTPGGGLTMVLSLPAADISGAASGADAVAIDSAPSRESGAL, from the coding sequence ATGACACGAGGACAACTCCGGGTATTCCTGGGTGCTGCGCCCGGAGTCGGCAAGACGTACACCATGCTCGAAGAGGGCAAGCGGCTGGCCGGCGAGGGCAGGGACGTGGCGGTGGCGGTGGTGGAAACCCACGGCCGCGCCGCCACGGCAGCCATGGCCGAGGGCCTGGAAACGGTGCCTACCATTGCGGTGGACCATCGCGGCCTGCTGCTGTCCGAACTAAATCTGGATGCGGTGCTGGCCCGGCGGCCGGACTACGCCCTGGTGGACGAGCTGGCCCACACCAATGCCCCCGGCCTGGCCCATGCCAAGCGGTGGCAGGACGTCCAGGCCCTGCTCGCTGCCGGAATCAATGTCCTGTCCACCGTGAACATCCAGCACATCGAGTCGCTGAACGACGTCATCGAGCAGATCACCGGCACCGTGCAACGCGAAACGGTGCCGGACTCGGTGCTTCGGGCCGCGGATCAGGTGGAGCTGGTGGACATTGCTCCGCAGCTGCTGCGCGGCCGGCTTTCTCAGGGCATCATCTATCCGTCCGGCCGGGTGGATGCGGCGCTGTCCAATTACTTCCGGCTCGGCAACCTCACGGCGCTGCGGGAGCTGGCGCTGCTCTGGCTGGCGGACGAGGTGGACAGCGCCCTGAACCGGTACCGGGCCGAGAACGGCATTTCGAACAAGTGGGAGGCACGCGAACGGGTGGTGGTAGCCCTGACCGGCGGGCCGGAGGGACAGACCCTGCTGCGCCGGGGCGCGCGCATTGCCGCGCGCTCCGCCGGCGGGGAGCTGCTGGCCGTCCATGTCACCAGCCCCGATGGGCTGAGGGAAACCCATCCGGGTGAACTTGAAGCCCAGCGGGCGCTGGTGGAAAAGCTCGGCGGAACCTTTCACCAAGTGGTGGGCGGGGAGGTCCCGCACGCCCTGGTGGAGTTCGCCCGCGGCGTGAACGCCACCCAGCTGGTCATCGGTGTCAGCCGCCGGCCGCGGATCTGGGCACTGCTGACCGGGCCGGGGATCGGCGCCACGGTGGTGCGCGAGTCCGGAGACATCGACGTGCACATCGTCAACCACCCCGCGGCCGGCGGACGTCCCGTCCTGCCGCGGCTCGGCGGCGCACTGACGATGCGCCGGCGGCTGTACGGCGGAGCGCTTGCCCTGGCCGGCGGGCCCCTGCTGACCTGGTTCCTGGTGACCATGAGCACTCCGGCTTCGATCACCGGCGACGTGCTCAGCTACCAGCTGCTGGTTATTCTGGTGGCCCTCACGGGCGGCATCTGGCCGGCACTGTTTGCTGCGCTGCTCTCCGGCATCACCCTTGACTACTTCTTCATTCAGCCCCTGTACACGGTTACGGTTGCGACTCCGGAGCATGTGCTCGCGCTGATCCTGTATATCGTGAACGCCGTGCTGGTCAGTTTCGTTGTCGACCGTGCCGCCCGCCGTTCCCGCACGGCCGACCGCGCCGCCGCCGAGTCCGACCTGCTGGCCTCGGTGGCCGGAAACGTCCTGCGCGGAGAAGACGCCCTGGCGGCACTGGTGGGACGCACCCGGGAAGCCTTCAACCTCACCACCGTGCGTCTGCTGGCCGACGACGCCGTGCTCGCCGCTGCGGGCACGGTTCCGGGAACTGCGGCCCCCACCCGGCTGCCGGTCGGGGACCGTGCGGTGCTGGAACTGTACGGCCGCGATCTGGAGGCCTCGGACCGCCGGCTGCTGGCGGTGATCACTGCCCAGCTGGAGGCTGCCCTGGATTTCGGCGACCTTACGCAAACTGCCGAGGGTCTCGGGTCCCTCGCGGCCGCCGACAAGGTCCGCACCGCGCTGCTGGCCGCCGTCGGGCACGACCTGCGCCGCCCGCTCACGGCGGCAACTGCCGCAGTCACCGGGCTGCGGGCCCCGGATGTGCAGTGGAGCGAGCAGGACCGCGCCGAGCTGCTGGCCACTGCTGAGGAATCCCTGGCCACGCTGTCGGGGCTGGTCACGAGCCTGCTCGATGTCAGCCGGCTGCAGGCCGGGGTGCTTGGCGTGAGCCTCGCCCCGCTGGAGACGGCCGAGGTGGTGCTTCCGGCCCTGGAAGAACTGAACCTGGGCCCGGCCGAAGTGGAGCTGGAGATTCCTCCGGACCTTCCGCCGGTGCTGGCCGATTCCGTGCTGCTGCAGCGCGTCCTGGTGAATCTGCTGGCGAACGCGGTGCGGTTCTCCCCGTCCGGATCCAAGGTGGTGCTGGCGGCGAGCGCGTTTGCCGGCCGTGTGGAAGTACGCGTCATAGACTGTGGGCCGGGAATCTCTTCCGACCGCCTGGAAGACGTGTTCGTGCCGTTTCAGCGGCTGGGGGACACCGACAACCTGACCGGACTGGGTCTGGGACTGGCGCTGGCCAAGGGCTTCATGGAAGGAATGATGGGAACGCTGGAGACCGAGGATACGCCCGGCGGCGGACTGACCATGGTGCTGTCCCTTCCCGCGGCCGACATTTCGGGTGCGGCTTCGGGTGCGGATGCGGTTGCGATTGACTCAGCCCCGTCCCGCGAATCGGGTGCCCTGTGA